A DNA window from Theobroma cacao cultivar B97-61/B2 chromosome 5, Criollo_cocoa_genome_V2, whole genome shotgun sequence contains the following coding sequences:
- the LOC18599788 gene encoding protein EMSY-LIKE 4 isoform X2 produces the protein MIFQIHCMEKEAYGSVLRAFFAQSDRLSWGKERLITELRQELNVTDVEHGELLWKIISDESFKMIREWRKSAPYVQDSLAGELNASRSAPSPMGHASEKKRKTSHASDSIFHKQEPHGQASLGFLPFPTPAPSDDKGRGIVKSKTKIGYHGPYFEHLKEGADVIQIRETKRLLHEDHERSLLLALAKLSHVSNDDDSRGEVRENKRQIVTHSRFHLQAGGLDSYPPESYPPKKSCTLKSYDPTHPVKLKVPRP, from the exons ATGATATTTCAAATTCACTGTATGGAAAAAGAGGCTTACGGTTCTGTTTTGAGAGCTTTCTTTGCTCAATCTGACCGTCTTTCATGG GGTAAGGAGAGGCTCATTACAGAGCTGCGGCAAGAGCTTAATGTTACTGATGTAGAACATGGGGAGCTGCtttggaaaattatttctgATGAGTCATTTAAAATGATAAG GGAATGGCGAAAAAGTGCCCCTTATGTTCAAGATTCACTTGCTGGTGAATTGAACGCTTCCAGATCTGCTCCTAGTCCAATGGGCCATGCCtcagagaaaaaaaggaagactTCTCATGCTTCTGATTCAATATTCCATAAGCAGGAGCCTCATGGTCAGGCTTCTTTAGGATTTCTTCCTTTTCCAACTCCA GCACCATCAGATGACAAAGGAAGGGGAATAGTGAAATCTAAAACAAAGATAGGTTATCATGGGCCATACTTTGAGCATTTAAAGGAGGGAGCTGATGTTATTCAGATCCGTGAAACAAAAAGGCTTCTTCATGAG GATCATGAAAGATCTCTCCTCTTGGCACTTGCTAAACTTTCTCATGTGTCAAATGATG ATGATTCCCGTGGAGAGGTTCGTGAAAATAAACGACAAATAGTGACACATAGCAGGTTCCATCTGCAGGCTGGCGGGTTAGATAGCTATCCTCCTGAGAGTTATCCCCCAAAGAAAAGCTGTACTCTGAAGAGTTATGATCCAACCCATCCAGTCAAGCTGAAAGTCCCCCGCCCATGA
- the LOC18599788 gene encoding protein EMSY-LIKE 4 isoform X1, giving the protein MIFQIHCMEKEAYGSVLRAFFAQSDRLSWGKERLITELRQELNVTDVEHGELLWKIISDESFKMIREWRKSAPYVQDSLAGELNASRSAPSPMGHASEKKRKTSHASDSIFHKQEPHGQASLGFLPFPTPAPSDDKGRGIVKSKTKIGYHGPYFEHLKEGADVIQIRETKRLLHEIEKMIYGRKGTDQVQVEMAKLILSDHERSLLLALAKLSHVSNDDDSRGEVRENKRQIVTHSRFHLQAGGLDSYPPESYPPKKSCTLKSYDPTHPVKLKVPRP; this is encoded by the exons ATGATATTTCAAATTCACTGTATGGAAAAAGAGGCTTACGGTTCTGTTTTGAGAGCTTTCTTTGCTCAATCTGACCGTCTTTCATGG GGTAAGGAGAGGCTCATTACAGAGCTGCGGCAAGAGCTTAATGTTACTGATGTAGAACATGGGGAGCTGCtttggaaaattatttctgATGAGTCATTTAAAATGATAAG GGAATGGCGAAAAAGTGCCCCTTATGTTCAAGATTCACTTGCTGGTGAATTGAACGCTTCCAGATCTGCTCCTAGTCCAATGGGCCATGCCtcagagaaaaaaaggaagactTCTCATGCTTCTGATTCAATATTCCATAAGCAGGAGCCTCATGGTCAGGCTTCTTTAGGATTTCTTCCTTTTCCAACTCCA GCACCATCAGATGACAAAGGAAGGGGAATAGTGAAATCTAAAACAAAGATAGGTTATCATGGGCCATACTTTGAGCATTTAAAGGAGGGAGCTGATGTTATTCAGATCCGTGAAACAAAAAGGCTTCTTCATGAG ATTGAAAAGATGATCTATGGAAGAAAAGGCACTGACCAAGTACAAGTTGAGATGGCGAAACTAATCCTAAGT GATCATGAAAGATCTCTCCTCTTGGCACTTGCTAAACTTTCTCATGTGTCAAATGATG ATGATTCCCGTGGAGAGGTTCGTGAAAATAAACGACAAATAGTGACACATAGCAGGTTCCATCTGCAGGCTGGCGGGTTAGATAGCTATCCTCCTGAGAGTTATCCCCCAAAGAAAAGCTGTACTCTGAAGAGTTATGATCCAACCCATCCAGTCAAGCTGAAAGTCCCCCGCCCATGA